In Rhizophagus irregularis chromosome 30, complete sequence, a genomic segment contains:
- a CDS encoding uncharacterized protein (SECRETED:cutsite_IKS-QD; SECRETED:prob_0.3710); SECRETED:SignalP(1-23) encodes MKEPILKLVLLISLQIVEKAIKSQDPVEEFKQITDKFGQFISTEVILGSRARFEVHTGNSNKVAKNANAGKILGISAKENSTYYKSIKLIGGEHPDKIENFDEEAWVKSLEDYRNWSCIEF; translated from the exons ATGAAGGAACCAATCCTGAAACTAGtacttcttatttctttacaGA TAGTAGAAAAAGCAATAAAATCTCAAGATCCTGTTGAagaatttaaacaaataactgATAAATTCGGTCAATTTATTTCAACTGAAGTTATTTTGGGTAGTAGGGCTCGTTTTGAAGTACATACTGGAAATTCTAATAAAGTTGCTAAGAATGCAAATGCTGGAAAGATTCTGGGAATTAGTGCAAAAGAAAAttcaacttattataaatctataaaattaattggagGAGAACATCCcgataaaattgaaaattttgatgaagaaGCTTGGGTTAAATCTCTAGAAGATTATAGAAACTGGAGTTGTATAGAATTTTGA